TGTACGACGACGTGCCGGTCGTGCGTCGATCCATAGTCAGTTCCACCGGGACTACAGCGGTCGTCGTCCAGGAGAGCAGCACATCGAGATTCACTTGCGGGTCGTTGACCTCGCTGAAGCCGTCGCGCAGGTCGGTGCGGAAGGCGCGGAATGCGCCGACATACTGTGCATTCGGCACGCCCGCCAGCCGCAGCGCGTTCTTAACTGTCCGCGACGCCAGGGAGCGCAGGAATCCGTGCTCCTCGACGGTGGGTACGCCATACGCCAGGTCAACATGGTCGTTCTCGAGCGGGGCAATGAGCCGCTCTATCTGCTCAGGCGGGTGCTGAAGATCATCGTCCATTGTCACCACCACTTCGTACCGGGCGGCACGCACTCCCGCGACCAGGGCATTGTGCTGGCCGAAATTGCGGCGCATCTCGAGCACTGTAAACGCCTCGAGGCCGGCCGCTAATTCGCGAGCGACATGGGCAGTGCTGTCGGGGCTGCCGTCGACGATGAGGAGCACCTCGAAGGCATCGAGGCGCCCACTCGCAACGAGGCCGGACAACGCACCGGACAAGCGCTCAACCAGCGGGGGCAGTGCTTCGACAGACCGGTAACACGGAATTATCACTGAAAGATTCATCAAAGGTTCCCGTCGCCCGGCAGCGCACGGCTGTCGGCGACATCAGTACTCGGCTTGAAGGAAAAATAGCGGTGGGCAAGGAAGGATCCGATGCTGACCACGGCGATCGCAATGACTTGAGCGACGAGCGGATGCATCCCGACGAGCTCCACCATCAGCGGTGTCAACACTAAACCAGCGATCATTCCTGTGAGCCATACCGAGAGGAACCGGACGAAGTCTCGACCGATCGGGCCTGTCGATTGGAAGACGAACCGCCGGTAAGCAGGAAAGGCGCCAGCGATCGTCACCGCCTGCGCAATAACTATCGCGATGAAGTAATGCCAGCCGATCAGGAGTCCGAGTGACATCACGCCGAGATAGAAGAGTGAAGTTAATGAGGCTACGACGAGGTACTTGAGTCCCTGGCCGCTCAGGCCCGCGAGGCTCGCGGGCGTCGGCAAGGCCATATGAACTCCAGAGTGTTGACGAAACGAACGTGGCAATTGTAGTCGATCCGCTTGCTGCTCCCGCCGGGGCCTCACCTCGGATCACGTACTTCCCGGCGATTCATGCTGACGATTCGAGATCCCCGGTGTATCAAGTAGGGTTTAAGCGCGCGAAACGTGGGTTCTTGCCCCCACGCACTGATGCCGACTTCGGCCGGTGACCTCAGCACTCAAGAGTCGCGAACAGAAACGCAATAAGGAGTCCATGTTGACTGCGGAGAACATCGTTTTCAGCCGACCGTATCGCACCGAGAAAGAGCTTCCGAACATCGAGGCAGTCTTGGAATCAGGACATGTTCACGGTGACGGACCGTTTACTGCGGCCGCGACCCAGAAACTGAAGCAGATCAGCGGTGCGCAGAATGCGCTGTTGACGACTTCCTGCACACACGCGCTCGAAATGAGTAGCCTTCTGCTCGGCCTCGCCCCCGGCGACGAAGTCATCATGCCTAGCTTCACCTTCCCGTCTGCGGCGACGGCGATCGCCCTGAGCGGTGCCACCCCGGTGTTCGTGGACATCGATATGACCAGCGGCAACGTCGACGTTGCTTCCGCTGAGCAGGCGATCACGCCCCGCACCAAGGCGCTCTCTGTCGTGCACTACGCGGGAGTAGCCGCCGACATGGCATCGCTGCTGGCGCTCTCCTCCGAGTATGGGCTGCCGATCATCGAGGACAACGCACACGGTCTTGGCGGTCAATGGCAGGGGCGCTCGCTTGGCACCATCGGCAGCGTCGGCACGCAGAGCTTCCACGACACCAAGAACATCCACTGCGGCGAAGGCGGAGCGCTGTTGGTCAACGACCAGTCGCTGATGGAGCGCGCCGAGATGATTCGTGAGAAGGGCACAGACCGGTCACGCTTCCTTCGCGGCCAGGTCGACAAGTACACCTGGACCGACATCGGGTCGAGCTATCTGCTGAGCGAACTCAACGCCGCCGTGCTGGACTCTCAGTTGGCCGAGTTCGACTCGGTGCAGGCCAAGCGGCACGCGGTGTGGGACGACTACGCAGAGAACCTCGCGGACTGGGCAGACGACAACGGCGCGACGCTGATGCACGTTCCCGATGACAGGCAGCACACCGCGCACATGTTCTACATCCTGATGCCGACCCATCACGACCAGATGGGTCTGATCGCGCACCTGCGCGCTAATGGCATCTCGGCGCCGTTCCACTACATCCCGCTCGACTCCAGCCCCGGTGGATTGCGCTACGGACGCACCCCCGACGCATGTATTGCCAGCGCGGAATTCTCCAGCCGGCTCGTTCGCCTCCCGCTCTGGGCCGGGCTCTCCACCGCGCAGGTCGACCGCGTTATTGATGGCGTCCTCGGCTACGCGGCGGTAGGTCGCGCCACGATGGTCGCGTAAATGGGCTGGACAGACCTACAGGGCTCTGTCGGTGCCCTCGCGGCGAGCGGGAGCGAGTCTGAACGGTTCGGATTCCAGGTCGAGCGCATCAGCGTCGGACGAGGATGGCGCGAGGACTTCGCGTCCCTCGGGGAACTGGGTGCACATCTCGACGGCGTCCTGCAGCGATCATCCGCTGACCTTGTCATTCTCAGAATGCCGAGTGAACTGCAGGCTCTGCCCGCAAGGCTGCTCGACCAAGGGCGACAGGTTATTCCCGCCGGCACTCTGATGTACTGGGAACTGAACGTGGAAGACGCCCCCACGGCCTCCGTGCCGGGCGGTATCGAAACGCGAGAGGTGCAATCCCTCGCCCAGGGCAGTGCCGACCTTGCCAGTGCCATGCTGCTCATCACCGACTCATTCGCCGGTTACACGAATCACTACTCCGCAAACCCGCGATTGGATCCGGGCGTCGTCGCGCAGGGTTACCTGCAGTGGGCGGAATCGACGCTTACCGGGCAAAGCAGCCGCGGATTCCTGATTTCTGACCCGTCGGGCGTCGTCGGGTGTGCAACCGTCGTTAGCGTCGACGCCGGTGAAACCGCCTGGGAGATCGAGTTGGCGGGGATGAGTACGCAGCGCCAAGGGAAAGGCCTCTACCGGTACCTCCTGGAAGCAGTGCGGAGCGCCGCGCTGCGGGATGGTATCGACAAGATCTTGATCTCGACGCAGAGCCACAACATCAGGGTTCAGCGTGCGTGGGCTCGAGCCGGGTTCGTGCCGGTCGCCGCCGTCGATACGCTTCATCTCATGCGCTAGTTGTTCTTGCCGGGGCCGTTGCGCGGACGGCCCCGGCTCCGCGAAAAACGCTTACAGCTCTTGGGCGAAATTGCCTTCGAGCTTTGCGAAGATTCGTTGGGCAACCCAAAGAACTACCAGACTTACGAGGCACACGACCACGAGTCGCAGCTCAAGGTATGGCGGCCACAGTTGATCGGCACCGGCGATCCACATCGACTTTTGGAATCCGAGCACGATCGGGGTAAATGGGTTCGCGAGATACAGCTGCTCGAGCCAGCCGCCGCCAAGCGCGGTGTTGACGAATTGGTACGAATACACAATCGGTGACGCCCAGAACATCACAAGCAGGAGCACTTCGACGAGGTGCTGGATGTCCCGCAGATAGACGTTCAGAGCGGACAGTAACAACCCAACGCTGAACGCTACAAGTACAAGGGCGACTAAAGATAACGGCAGCAGCCACAGCGACGGGCTGAGAGGGGCTTGACCCAGCGCAATCGTTGCGACGAGCAGAATCGCAAACTGCACAAGGAAGTTGAAGCCAGCGGAGCCGACAGTGGCCAATGGGAAGATCTCTCGCGGAAGGTAGACCTTCTTAATCAACCCGGAGTTCGCCACTATCGAACTAGTAGACCCGGATATGATCTCCGAAAACAGGCCCCACGCGGTCAGGCCGGTGAAGACGAAGATCGCAAATTGCGGAATGGACCGCTCCGCTCCTAAGAACTTCCCGATCGCCACATAGTAGATCAGCAGCATGGTGAGCGGGCGTAGCAGGCTCCACACGAGCCCGAGTGAGCTGTCCTTGTAACGAGACTTGATCTCTCGTCGGACCAACAGGCCCAAGAGCTCGCGATGTGCGTACAGAGCCTTGACCGAGTACTTGGTGCCGGCGATTGCGCCTTTCGGTGGCGCAGCAGTGACAAGTTCCCCGTCGGGTAGAGGCACGCCGGACGAGCCGTTGTCAACGAAGGTCACGCGTTCACCGATTTCTCTTCAGCATTCTGGGCCGAGCAGGAAACTCCCGACGCACTATTCTAGGGTTGTCTCCCGCGCCCTTCCTGAGCGCGGGACTATCCAGCGGAGAAGCCAATTGACCGAATCATCCGTCGTCGTGCAAGTGCGCGACGTCTCGAAGCGTTTTGTGATTCGGAAGGAGAAGTCGCTCAAGGAGCGCCTCGTCAATTTTGGGCGATCAAACAAGCACAAAGAGGACTTCTATGCTCTCCGCGATGTGAACCTCAACATTCAAGCGGGAACCACTGTGGGCCTCATTGGTCCGAATGGCTCAGGCAAGAGCACCCTGCTGAAGACGATCGGCGGAATTATTCAGCCCACGACCGGCGAGGTCAAGCACCGTGGGCGTCTCGCGGCGTTGCTTGAGCTCGGGGCCGGATTCCACCCTGACTTGACCGGTCGAGAGAACGTCTACCTGAATGCGTCGATTCTCGGACTGTCCCGCAAAGAGACAGACCGCTATTTTGACGACATCATTGAGTTCTCGGGAATCGAACAGTTCATCGACACTCAGGTTAAGTTCTATTCATCCGGCATGTACGTGCGTCTGGCTTTCTCAGTAGCGGTTCACGTCGATCCCGACATCTTGATCGTCGATGAGGTTCTAGCGGTTGGTGACGAGCCCTTCCAGCGCAAATGCATGGATAAGATCAAGTCCTTCCAACAGGCTGGCAAGACGATCATCCTGGTGACGCACTCGATGGCGCAGGTAGGTGAGATCTGCGACCGGGCAGTCGTGCTTGAGCACGGTGCGGTCATGTTCGATGGAGACCCCGGCGAGGCGATCAAGGTTCTGCGCGAAGGCTTCGAAGAGGCGCGACAAGAGGAGGAAGCGAAGGCTCCTCATCCCCTTGAGCAGCTGTCGATCTCCGCCACCTCCCTTGAGCTGGATGGCCAGCCGGTTGCCGCGCCCGCGTTGGGGCGAGGTGAGCGGCTGCAGTTCAGCGTCGTCGTGGATTCGGTTGAGCCAGTCGCAGACGTCATCGTGGGGATGGGGATCGAGACGCCCCTGGGTCAGGTGGTGTTCGGTACGAACACCGAGCTGCTCGATCTGCCGATCGCGTCAATCGTTGGCCCGACGCGCGTGCAGTTCGACCTCGGCGAGCTGCACCTGGGTGACGGCCAGTACATTGTGCACGCGTCCGTGGGTACCCGAGGTGCCGGGGAAGTGGCGCGCACGGATCATGCGGGGCACTTCAACGTGCGGACGGGAACCCGCAATGTCGGCCTCGTTGACGCACCTGTCCAGGCCTCCGTATCGACCGCCATCGGATAGCTACCCGATCGGTCGCGAGACTGACCATAGTTCACCTAAATATTGCTCGGCAGCATTCGCAGGTTAGAGTTGACCCTTGGTCGCCTTCTGACGACTTGCAAGCCCCCGTTGTGTCAGGAGTGTCGTTTTGCTTGTTCGATTGAAGCGCTTTGCTAAGCGCTTGCTGGCGATCGGCTGGATTCGAAAATCCTATGAGGCAATCAACAGGGTCACCCTTGAGACGCTCGGTTGGACTCCATCACTCGTTCATGTCTTCTACTTCTTCTCCTTCCTGACGTTCGGTCGCGAGCAAACAGCTGTCTTCCGGGGTCGACGTAACTACTACCGGAACAAGCAGCGGGGCCGCGTCACTCACGTGGAACTTCGACGCAACGTGCATCGGCTCGAAAAGGGCATCCTCATGCGACCGCGCCGCGAGTCGTTCGCGCTCGACTACATCGAAGAGACAACGGAATTCTTCGAGGTGGCGGTCGCTCAAGTCAGGAGGGACCCGGAGCACACCGACTCCGACGAGGTCTACTGGGCACGCGACGTACTCCGTGAGTACTTCGCCGCCGTCGGCGAGCAGAGCCCCGTCATCCAGCGGTGCCGGGCGCGCTTCGACGCGCTCGCCTTCGACTCCGAGGCGGGCGCGCGCCACCCGTACCCGCACGCGCAGCTGCCTGAGCTCACCGTCGGCTACGACGACATGCTCACGCTGGCGCAACGGCGACGCTCGGTTCGCTGGTTTGACGGTCGCCCTGTGGAGCGTGAAGTTCTCGACAAGGCGCTGTTGGTGGCCAGACAGGCACCCACCGCCTGCAACCGCCTGCCGTACGAATACCGCATCTTCGACGACGCCGAAATGGTCGCGAAGGTCGCCGGACTCCCGTTCGGCGCCGCGGGCTATGCCCACAACATCCCCACTATTGCCGTGGTGGTGGGCAAACTCGACAGCTACTTTAGCCCCCGCGACAGGCACGCGGTCTACGTGGATGCGTCGCTCTCGGCGATGTCGTTCCTCCTCGCGCTGGAGACGCTGGGCGTCTCTACTAGCGTTATCAACTGGCCAGATTTCGAGCCTCTTGAGAACAAGATGCAGAAGCTCCTCGGCTTGGACACGACCGAGCGAGTCGTGATGCTCATTGCGATCGGCTACGCCGACAGCACCGGAATGGTCGCGTATTCCCAGAAGAAGCAGTTATCCA
This Salinibacterium sp. ZJ450 DNA region includes the following protein-coding sequences:
- a CDS encoding glycosyltransferase family 2 protein, with product MNLSVIIPCYRSVEALPPLVERLSGALSGLVASGRLDAFEVLLIVDGSPDSTAHVARELAAGLEAFTVLEMRRNFGQHNALVAGVRAARYEVVVTMDDDLQHPPEQIERLIAPLENDHVDLAYGVPTVEEHGFLRSLASRTVKNALRLAGVPNAQYVGAFRAFRTDLRDGFSEVNDPQVNLDVLLSWTTTAVVPVELTMDRRTTGTSSYNLVALIRHTLNMVTGYGVVPLKLATWLGFICGIFGVVLMVIVVFRFAIGETTVAGFTTVAALVSLFAGAQLISLGIIGEYLGRAHFRSMHRPMYLLRREAADVEPRD
- a CDS encoding GtrA family protein — its product is MALPTPASLAGLSGQGLKYLVVASLTSLFYLGVMSLGLLIGWHYFIAIVIAQAVTIAGAFPAYRRFVFQSTGPIGRDFVRFLSVWLTGMIAGLVLTPLMVELVGMHPLVAQVIAIAVVSIGSFLAHRYFSFKPSTDVADSRALPGDGNL
- the rffA gene encoding dTDP-4-amino-4,6-dideoxygalactose transaminase, translated to MLTAENIVFSRPYRTEKELPNIEAVLESGHVHGDGPFTAAATQKLKQISGAQNALLTTSCTHALEMSSLLLGLAPGDEVIMPSFTFPSAATAIALSGATPVFVDIDMTSGNVDVASAEQAITPRTKALSVVHYAGVAADMASLLALSSEYGLPIIEDNAHGLGGQWQGRSLGTIGSVGTQSFHDTKNIHCGEGGALLVNDQSLMERAEMIREKGTDRSRFLRGQVDKYTWTDIGSSYLLSELNAAVLDSQLAEFDSVQAKRHAVWDDYAENLADWADDNGATLMHVPDDRQHTAHMFYILMPTHHDQMGLIAHLRANGISAPFHYIPLDSSPGGLRYGRTPDACIASAEFSSRLVRLPLWAGLSTAQVDRVIDGVLGYAAVGRATMVA
- a CDS encoding GNAT family N-acetyltransferase: MPSELQALPARLLDQGRQVIPAGTLMYWELNVEDAPTASVPGGIETREVQSLAQGSADLASAMLLITDSFAGYTNHYSANPRLDPGVVAQGYLQWAESTLTGQSSRGFLISDPSGVVGCATVVSVDAGETAWEIELAGMSTQRQGKGLYRYLLEAVRSAALRDGIDKILISTQSHNIRVQRAWARAGFVPVAAVDTLHLMR
- a CDS encoding ABC transporter permease, translated to MTFVDNGSSGVPLPDGELVTAAPPKGAIAGTKYSVKALYAHRELLGLLVRREIKSRYKDSSLGLVWSLLRPLTMLLIYYVAIGKFLGAERSIPQFAIFVFTGLTAWGLFSEIISGSTSSIVANSGLIKKVYLPREIFPLATVGSAGFNFLVQFAILLVATIALGQAPLSPSLWLLPLSLVALVLVAFSVGLLLSALNVYLRDIQHLVEVLLLVMFWASPIVYSYQFVNTALGGGWLEQLYLANPFTPIVLGFQKSMWIAGADQLWPPYLELRLVVVCLVSLVVLWVAQRIFAKLEGNFAQEL
- a CDS encoding ABC transporter ATP-binding protein is translated as MTESSVVVQVRDVSKRFVIRKEKSLKERLVNFGRSNKHKEDFYALRDVNLNIQAGTTVGLIGPNGSGKSTLLKTIGGIIQPTTGEVKHRGRLAALLELGAGFHPDLTGRENVYLNASILGLSRKETDRYFDDIIEFSGIEQFIDTQVKFYSSGMYVRLAFSVAVHVDPDILIVDEVLAVGDEPFQRKCMDKIKSFQQAGKTIILVTHSMAQVGEICDRAVVLEHGAVMFDGDPGEAIKVLREGFEEARQEEEAKAPHPLEQLSISATSLELDGQPVAAPALGRGERLQFSVVVDSVEPVADVIVGMGIETPLGQVVFGTNTELLDLPIASIVGPTRVQFDLGELHLGDGQYIVHASVGTRGAGEVARTDHAGHFNVRTGTRNVGLVDAPVQASVSTAIG
- a CDS encoding nitroreductase family protein, which translates into the protein MKRFAKRLLAIGWIRKSYEAINRVTLETLGWTPSLVHVFYFFSFLTFGREQTAVFRGRRNYYRNKQRGRVTHVELRRNVHRLEKGILMRPRRESFALDYIEETTEFFEVAVAQVRRDPEHTDSDEVYWARDVLREYFAAVGEQSPVIQRCRARFDALAFDSEAGARHPYPHAQLPELTVGYDDMLTLAQRRRSVRWFDGRPVEREVLDKALLVARQAPTACNRLPYEYRIFDDAEMVAKVAGLPFGAAGYAHNIPTIAVVVGKLDSYFSPRDRHAVYVDASLSAMSFLLALETLGVSTSVINWPDFEPLENKMQKLLGLDTTERVVMLIAIGYADSTGMVAYSQKKQLSTLRSFNALA